A window of Rhodospirillales bacterium genomic DNA:
ATAGATAAGATCAGCGGGTTGATCTTATCCGGATTGACGACAAAGTCATTCAATTAATAATTTGGCGAACGCGTCGGCGCATTTCCGGCAGCAAATCCCCGGCGAACCACGGTCGAGACCGTTCCCACCCCTTTGTTCGCCACGATGGATGGGGCAGGGGCAGGAAGTCCGGCAGAAATTCGCGCCAGCGTTCGACCGTGTCGGCGACCGTGCGTCCGGCGCGCTCGCCCAGGTAGTAGCGCTGGGCGTAGACGCCGACCAACAGGGTGAGCCGCACCCGGGCGAGGCGGGGAACGACGCGCGGGTGCCAGGTCGGGGCGCATTCCGGTCTCGGCGGCTTGTCGCCGCCCTTCTTGTCCCGGCCCGGATAGCAAAATCCCATCGGCACGATGGCGATCCGGGATTCGTCGTAGAAGGTCTCCCGATCGACGGCAAGCCACTCGCGCAGGCGATCTCCCGAAGCGTCGTTCCAAGGAATCCCGGTTTCGTGGACCCGGGTGCCGGGCGCCTGGCCGACGATCAGCAACC
This region includes:
- a CDS encoding uracil-DNA glycosylase family protein produces the protein MTRALDRILREARACTLCADHLPLGPRPVLRASAEARLLIVGQAPGTRVHETGIPWNDASGDRLREWLAVDRETFYDESRIAIVPMGFCYPGRDKKGGDKPPRPECAPTWHPRVVPRLARVRLTLLVGVYAQRYYLGERAGRTVADTVERWREFLPDFLPLPHPSWRTKGWERSRPWFAGDLLPEMRRRVRQIIN